One Dermacentor albipictus isolate Rhodes 1998 colony unplaced genomic scaffold, USDA_Dalb.pri_finalv2 scaffold_24, whole genome shotgun sequence DNA window includes the following coding sequences:
- the LOC139052477 gene encoding dnaJ homolog subfamily B member 6-like, whose amino-acid sequence MSGSDEYYRVLEVPRDATQDDIRRAYRRLALKWHPDKNPTNKEEAERHFKAIAEAYEVLSDETKRRQYDLYGPSGYDTSQQSNGGSRNTSGGLFCAAFRDPEELFREFFGTADPFEELFRAVRHGSTSAHARQTPRQSPPRPAGASGPGTGSLLTGRSFSPPFRQQQQGGVDSSRILRPGGFFFDLDDMLFGGCGTVPSGPCGLGFTAPGGFTGLPTEQMSSVRYMNGKRCETRTIVQDGVRTVLSFEDGRLVSRTVNGVPQEVPKPTEDNGKDDSLQAGQSGRKVTDSLSTPLSAEGPARRSKSKCVSSAGSVGEVSPKCRPVYAQKGPPTRQTSKVHKSRSRNASKCAVKVPRREGSETASLNSTTTSTINTQPSPTQPPPIATQQNAAPQTALKRKPSKTSK is encoded by the coding sequence GCTCCGACGAGTACTACCGCGTGCTCGAGGTGCCGCGAGATGCGACGCAGGACGACATTCGACGCGCCTACCGGCGGCTGGCACTCAAGTGGCACCCGGACAAGAACCCCACCAACAAGGAAGAGGCCGAGCGTCACTTCAAGGCCATCGCCGAAGCGTACGAGGTACTCTCGGACGAGACTAAGCGGCGTCAATACGACTTGTACGGCCCCAGCGGCTACGACACGAGCCAACAGAGCAACGGCGGCAGCCGCAACACCAGCGGCGGCTTGTTCTGCGCCGCCTTCCGAGACCCCGAGGAACTGTTCCGCGAGTTCTTCGGTACGGCAGACCCGTTCGAGGAGCTGTTCCGGGCAGTCCGTCACGGTAGCACCAGCGCGCATGCGCGCCAGACTCCACGCCAGTCTCCTCCGCGTCCTGCGGGGGCCAGCGGTCCTGGAACGGGCTCGCTGCTGACGGGTAGGTCCTTCTCGCCGCCTTTCCGCCAGCAGCAGCAGGGTGGCGTGGATTCCAGTAGGATCCTTCGTCCTGGCGGTTTCTTTTTCGACCTCGACGACATGCTCTTCGGCGGCTGCGGCACGGTGCCCAGTGGACCGTGCGGACTCGGGTTCACGGCGCCTGGCGGCTTCACAGGTCTGCCGACAGAGCAAATGAGCTCGGTGCGCTACATGAATGGCAAGCGCTGTGAGACGCGCACCATCGTCCAGGACGGCGTCAGAACGGTGCTGTCCTTCGAGGACGGCCGCTTGGTGTCGCGCACAGTTAACGGCGTGCCGCAGGAGGTGCCCAAGCCCACGGAAGACAACGGCAAGGACGACTCGCTGCAAGCGGGCCAAAGCGGGCGCAAGGTCACCGACAGCCTGTCCACGCCGCTCTCGGCCGAAGGCCCGGCCCGTCGGAGCAAGAGCAAGTGCGTGAGTTCAGCCGGCAGCGTGGGTGAGGTGAGTCCCAAGTGTAGGCCCGTGTACGCGCAGAAGGGACCTCCGACGCGCCAGACGAGCAAGGTACACAAAAGTCGCAGCCGGAACGCGTCCAAGTGCGCCGTGAAAGTGCCCCGCAGAGAAGGCAGCGAGACTGCTTCATTGAACagcaccaccaccagcaccattAATACACAGCCGTCGCCGACTCAACCGCCACCGATAGCAACGCAACAGAATGCTGCTCCTCAGACGGCCCTCAAGCGCAAGCCGTCGAAAACCAGCAAGTGA